Genomic DNA from Paenibacillus sp. KS-LC4:
TTTGCTGCCAGGGCAGCGGCCTAGCGCATTTGAGCTTGTGCTGGAGCTGGGCTCTGAGGCACCGGGCTACAATCCGAATTGGCTGTCTGATATTAGCTTCAGCCTAAATGGCACGACCATCGGCAAGTGGACAAGCCCTGGCGATTACGGGGGCACACGCGGCAAATATTCACCTTCCTGGTGGCATAGCAACCTGAATCAATACGGCTTGCTCAAAGTCATCCGCGTTCAGGAGGATGGCACCTTTGTGGATGGCCAGCAGGTAAGCGACGCTAGCGTGCAGCAGATTACAATGGATCGCAATCACTGGACGCTGCGCATTGCGGTAGATAAGGATGCTGCACATGTAGGTGGCCTTACGCTGTACGGCAAAGGCTTCGGTAATTACAGTCAGGACATTATGTTCAGGGTTTATTACGAGGAATAAGCACATGAATAAAAGCCGTATCGCAGTCAGATTGGGGGAGACTCTGACGATTGTGATACGGCTTTTATTTCCTCGCGAAACGGTTATTTTGCCGCGGGGGCGGCAAAGCCGTTTACGCTTGGTAGACGTTTGTGTGAGTGCAAGCTAATTTGTGCTAAAGCACCCGACGTGCCGTTGCGTAATTATTGCTCCACCAGCTGGAGCTTAAACTCGTAACGGTCACTCCAGGAGCGCCGTATGTATGAATAATTTGATTATTGCCGATATAAATGCCGACGTGATGAATAGGGGAATAGAAGAAAACGAGATCGCCAACTTTTAAATTGCTTCGAGATACGAACGAGCCGACCTTCGATTGGTCCTGCGAGCTTCTCGGCAAAGAAACACCAACGCTTGCAAAAACTTTTTTAGTGAAGGAGGAGCAGTCAAAAACGCGAGTTGAACTAGTGGGAGCGCTGAATTGATAAGGTGTTCCCATATAGCCTTTTGCCACAGAAACGATCTTGGCTTGGGTGGAGGCGGATGCCGCATAAGCTGCCGGTGCTTGGGTGAAAGGAACAGCAGATAAAGTAAGGGATGCGGTAAGTGCAAGGGATGCAGCCAGTTTACCAAAACGAAGTTTTTTCATGATGCGAATGCCCTCTCTTCTTTGGGTTGATAGCTTGTCTATTTATATGTTCTTAGCTATACAATACCACAAATAAAATTGAGAGTAATTTCCTCTGAGACCATAAAACTAGATTTAATAGTGCTTTGATACCAATTGTTAAAAATAGATGAGAAACTTCTCATTCTAATTCAGACTTAAATGAGAAGAATAATGAATGATTACGCATTCATTAGTTATTTTTTGTAAGTAAAAAATAACCCCCATGACCATTAAGGCCATAGGGGTTATACTGGTCAAAATCTATTCGTTCACCACTTATGCTTATTAACCTTCAAGCAGAAGCGTTTCTGGATCTTCAAGCATTTCTTTCACTTTAACGAGGAAGCGTACCGCTTCAGCGCCATCTACGATGCGGTGATCGTAGGAAAGGGCGATGTACATCATTGGACGGTTCTCAGAGCGCTCAGCGTCGATAGCTACTGGGCGAAGCTGAATTTTGTGCATGCCCAGAATACCAACCTGTGGTGCGTTGATGATTGGCGTGGACAGCAGCGAGCCGAACGTACCACCATTTGTAATGGTGAATGTACCGCCTTGCAGATCAGACAATCCGAGCGAGTTCGTACGAGCTTTGCCAGCAAGGTCAACGATTGAACGCTCGATTTCAGCGAAGCTCAGGCGGTCCGCGTCACGAACAACCGGAACCACAAGACCTTCCTTAGCCGATACGGCAATACCGATATCGTAGAACTGCTTTACAATAATATCCTCGCCCTCAATTTCAGCGTTTAGCAGCGGGAACTCCTTCAGAGCGCCAACGACAGCTTTGGTGAAGAAGGACATAAAGCCAAGACCAACCTCATGCTTGTCAAGGAACGATTGTTTCCGGCGTTTACGGATATCCATAATAGCGGTCATATCGACTTCGTTGAACGTTGTCAGCATGGCTGCGGTTCTTTGAGCTTCAACTAGACGATTTGCAATCGTTGCGCGGCGACGCGACATTTTTTTGCGCTCGTAAGGCTTGGCCGATTGGAATTTAGGTGCAGCTGGCGCTTTAGCGGCAGGAGCAGCCGGTGCTTGCGACGCTGCCGGCTGTGTGCCATGCGAGCGCACATCATCGGAGCTAACGCGGCTAAGCGGATCGCGGGATTGAACCTGCGTCAGGTCAATGCCTTTTTCCCTTGCAAGCTTTCTTGCAGCAGGGGAAGCGGCAACTTGACCGCCTTTGCTGTCTGCATCTGCTACTGGAGGCGCGATAGGCGCAGGGGCTGCTGCTTCAACAGCTGGCGCAGCCTTCGCCGGCTCAGCAGCAGGAGCGGATGGAGCCGCTCCACCTGCCGCAATGGAGCCGATAGCTTCGCCGATTTGAACGGTATCGCCTTCGTTGCGTGTAATCTCTTGAATCGTGCCATCCTGCTCGGCGCTAATCTCGATATTGACTTTATCTGTTTCAAGCTCCAGAAGCACATCGCCTTGCTTAACCGAATCGCCAACCTTAACAATCCACTTGGAAATCGTGCCTTCTGTAATTGATTCTCCCATTGCGGGTACTATAATTTGTTGCACAGTAGCTACCTCCCTGAGTTGTATGTCAATGACGGACTATGTTTCAATGTTTGCAAAATAATATGCTGCTGCTCAAAAGCATGTACTTGCTGGAAGCCGCTCGCTGTACTGGAACGCTCTGGGCGTCCAATGTAGCTTACGCTTGTACCAGCAGGGGCTAGCGCACGGATGCGCGGATCGGCATAATGCCATGAGCCCATGTTTTTCGGTTCTTCCTGCACCCACACAATTTCCTTCAATTGAGGGAAACGGGCGATAATTTCAGCAATTTCCTTCTCAGGGAACGGATAAAGCTGCTCGACACGAATAATGTGCAGCCAATCAAGATCCTTCTCTTGTTCCTTCTCAATGGCATCTTCAAGGTCGATTGCGATTTTACCTGTGCACAAAATCAGGCGCTCTACGCGCTCTGGCTTGCTGCCGAGGTTCGGCTGCTCAACGACCAGCTTGAACGAGCCATTGCTAAGCTCGGAAGCGCTGGAAGCGACGCGCGGGTTACGAATCAAGCTCTTAGGAGCCATAATAATTAATGGACGTGCGGCTTCGCTTTCCGTAATGGAAGCTTGGCGGCGCAAAATATGATAATACTGCGCAGCGCTCGTCAAGTTGGCAACCGTCCAGTTTTCCTCGCCTGACAGCTGGAGGAAACGCTCTAGACGTGCACTGGAATGCTCAGGTCCTTGGCCTTCATATCCATGCGGAAGCAGCATGACGATGCTGGACTTTTGCGACCATTTCGAACGGCCGGCGGAAATGAACTGGTCAATAAGCACTTGAGCGACGTTGGTGAAATCACCGTATTGCGCTTCCCAGATAACCATCGTTTCCGGCGCGTGTACGTTGTAGCCATATTCAAAGCCTAGAACAGCAGCTTCGGAAAGCGGGCTGTTATGAATGGCGAACGATGCTTTCGCATGCGGCAACTCGTGAAGCGGGCAGAAGGTATCGCCTGTTACCGCATCATGCAGCACGAGGTTACGGTGAGCAAATGTTGCGCGCTCGACATCTTGGCCGCTAAGTCGAATCGGTTTGCCGTCAGCAAGAATCGTTGCGAAGGCAAGCGTTTCCGCATGGCCCCAATCAAGCTTCTCGCCTTCGTTCAATGCATTCGTGCGGCGCTCCAAAATTTTCTGCAGCTTCGGATATACAGTGAAGCTGTCAGGGAAACGAAGCAGCTCAGCATTAATGGATTGCAGCGTTTCAATGGATACAGGGGAAACGGAAGTTGCGTTATCCTTTTCTCCTTGCAGTCCTTGTGTCTGATGAACAGGCTCTTGGCCATCACGGGCCTTCACTTCATCATAAGCTGATTTCAGGCGGTCTACGACGCCTTGCTTGAGCTCCGCTACTTCAGCCTCCGTAATAACGCCAGCAGCAATCAATCTATCGGAGTAGATCGTGCTAACCGTTGCATGCGCCCGTACTTTTTTATAGATAAGAGGTTGAGTCGTCTCCGGATCATCCGTCTCATTGTGTCCATATTTACGGTAGCCAATTAAGTCGATCAAGAAATCCTTCTTGAAAAGAGTACGATATTCACTGGCCATCCGCGCTGCAAAAATACAAGCTTCCGGATCATCAGCGTTTACGTGCACGATTGGAATTTCATAGCCCTTGGCTACATCGCTTGCGTATTGAGTCGAACGAGAATCATGACTTTCCGTTGTAAAGCCAATGCGGTTGTTGACGATAACATGAAGCGTACCACCGCTTGTATAGCCCTTGAGCTGAGCGATATTCAATGTTTCCGCTACAATGCCCTCACCAGGGAACGCTGCATCACCGTGCATAATGATGGAGGCAGCTGAATCCAGGTTGGTTACCGGATAGCCAGGCTTGCTGCGATCATCCTGCGCTGCACGAGCGAAGCCGCCGACAACTGGGTTGACGAATTCAAGATGGCTCGGGTTGTTCGCAAGCGTAATGCGGGTTTCGACCGTTTCGCCTGTCTTGAACGAACGATTGGCGCCCAAGTGGTATTTAACATCACCAGTCCAGCCATAATTGATGCCGATGGAGCCCTCGGACGGGATAAGCTTCTTGTTAGGCGAGTTGTAGAACTCGGAGAAAATTTTGGTATAAGGCTTGCCCAGCACATGGGCCAAAATATTAAGGCGTCCACGGTGTGCCATCCCCATCGCAATTTGGCTCACTCCGTCATTCGACAGCTCGTGAACCAATTCATCAACAAGAGCTACAAGCACGTCGTTGCCTTCAACGGAAAAACGTTTTTGACCGACAAAGGTGCGCTGTAGAAAATCTTCAAATTGCTCTGCTTCGAATAGCTTGACGAGCAGCTTCTTACGTTCTTCCTTGTTGAGAGAAGCAGAAGGCAGCTGGCGTTCAACGCGCTTCTTGAGCCAAGCACGCTCCGCTTCATCATGGACGTGACTGAATTCGAAAGCAAGCGTACCTGTGTAAGCTTTCAGCAGCTTCTGGATAGCCTCCCATGCATTAGCAACATCGGAAGGGGCATTCGTCCATACGAGCTCAGCAGGCAAAGCCAGCAGATCCGTCTTTGTGATGCCATACGTTTCAGGGCTCAGCATCTTCGTATTCGACTTAGGTCCGATATCGAGTGGATCAATATCAGCCGCCAAATGGCCGAATGCGCGAATGTTCCATACGAGCTTGCCGGCAGCGACCAAATTTTGAAGCGTTTTCGCATCAATCGAAGCAGCTCCTACCGTTTGTGGTGCAGCGGCAGTTTGGCCTGCTGTGTAAGCAGGCGGCTCGCCAAAGCGAGCAAACAAATCGCGGTATTCAGATGTTACAGTTTCAGGGTTTTGTTTAAAAAGCTCATATTGTTCTTGGATGTACCCATAGTTGGGACCATAATAGCCTTCCCACGGGTTTTGGTTAGTTTCATTGCCAATCGACATTTTCGACAGATACCTCCGTCTTTGAATTTTGTAAGTTTATGGACGGAATCAGAACTAGCATATGACTTCATTATAGTACAGAACGACATGGAAACTTAAATAACGATTATGTATCATAACTATCTTGAAAATAGATCAATCGGAATGCCGCCAGTCCATCTTCTCAGTCTCTCCCATTTATCGGTTATTCAAAACAGAATGTTAAGGGCTTTGAGCAAAAAATGTATGCCCTTTCAAATTATACGAAGCAAACGGCCTAAAGTTTCAATTGTCCATCTGCTTGGGCAGCGTTTATTTTCTCTTTTGCAGCTTATCCCCTTAGCTCAGAAAGGGCATGTTGGTGTGGAATACAAATTCTGAGCTAAGGGGATAACCTCCTAAAGCGGCGAATGGAGGCTGCAACCTTTTTAAAACAGGCATCGTTTATAGGTTTAGAACGCGTTCAACAACTAAAGGAGATTGATTCTAATGAAGAAACGTATCGCAACAGCATCTATTTCTGCTGCCGTGGCTTTATCGGTAGCGCTAACAGGTCAGGCTTTAGCAGCAAGTTCATTTAAGGATATCGCATCCTCCCCGCAAAAGGCACAAATTGAATCGCTGCAAGGACTCGGCATTGTAAATGGCGTATCGCAATCGCTGTTCCAGCCGGAAGAAAACTTAACAAATGCACAAGGTATTTCGCTTATTGTAAAGACAACGCAAATTAGCCTTGCCGCCATTTCATTTAATAAAGCTCCAGAAGCAGAGGGTATTTTTGAGCATGTGAAAAATAATGCATGGTACGCGGACAGCTTCATCATTGCGCACTACAACGAGCTCGACATCCCGGCTAATATTGATCCGAATGCGCCAATGACGCGCGAGCAGTTCACGCATTACCTCGTACAGGCGCTGGAAAAGACCGGCCAATATCCGTTGATTAAAATGTACGTCGTCATTTCGGACGAGAGCGACATTGCGACTGAATATCAGGGCACCATCCAACGCGCCCTGCTGTACAAGCTCACCTCCTTGGATGAGAAGGGCGAATTCCATCCGCAGCAAATTTTAAACCGTGCTGAATCCACAGTTATGCTGTTCAATGCGCATCAATTCATTAAGGCGCACAACGAGCAGCTCGAAGGCGAGACGGGTGATCAGTCTCTTGAAGAGCAGGGAGTAAAGCCTGCACAGTAAGAAGCGTTTACAAGCTGCATAATGAGCCTCTAGTCCGCTGTAAGAAGTGGGCTGGAGGTTTTTTTGCTGTGTTTATGTCATGAAAACGCTATATTATTGATGAATTTTTCCGTTCAGGCCTAAACGCGTGCTTGTTTGCATATACAGGAAGATGCTAGACTAAAGTTGTAGGGAGCTTATCTGAATAACGATCTCGAATTTGGAGGGGTACATTCATGAGCCTGATTCAAAAAGCGATTGATTATGCAGCGGTGCTGCATGGGAATCAATTGCGCAAAGGGTCAAATATTCCTTATATTTCACATCCGTTCGGTGTGGGTATGATATTAATGGAGGCGGGTTGCCAGGCGGAGTGGGTTGCTGCGGGCATTTTGCATGATACGCTCGAGGATACGGAAGCGACGGAGGAAGCGCTGCTGGAGCGTTTTGGCCCGGAAGTGACGCGTATTGTCGTTGGCTGTACGGAGCCCGACAAATCCTTGTCTTGGGAAGAGCGCAAGCAATATAAACTAGATTATTTGAAAAAGGCACCGCTCGATATTAAGACGGTAGCCTGCGCGGATAAGCTTCATAATATGGGCTCGACGCTTGCTGCCTATGAGCGGGAGGGCGAGAAGGTATGGGAACGCTTCAACCGTGGCAGAGGGCAGCAGGAGTGGTATTACAAGGCGGTGGCAGACAGCCTCGGCCATGAAGGCAGCTTTCCGCTGCTGGAAGTTTTAAATCAAAAAATTGAGGCGATGTTTGGTCAAAGGGAAAGCGGGGACAGGTCATTATGACATTGATTAACCAACTGGTGAGCGGAGACGATTTTACCGGATTTTATTTACTCAGAGAGCTGGAAGTGAAGCAGACAAACGGGGCAACGCCGAAGGATTATTTTGACATCGTATTATGCGATGCCAGCGGCCAGCTATCCGCTAAATATTGGGATGTATCAAGTGCGGATAAGGAAACCTTTTTTCCAATGGGATTGGTGAAAATTCAAGGCAACGCCCACACTTACCGGGAGAAGCTGCAAATCAAAATTTCGCGCATGCGAAAGGCTACAGAAGAGGACGGGGTAGCGCTGACGGATTTCATCCGCTCGGCACCGGTTCGTCCCGTTGACCTCGTGCATACGATAAAGCAGGTAACCGCCAGCATTGTCGATCAGGAAATTCGGACCATCGTCACGTATTGCGTGGATAAGGTCGAGGACAGACTGATGCATTATCCGGCTGCGAAAACGCATCATCATGCGTATTTTGCCGGGCTTGCTTATCATATTGTGCGGATGCTGGAAATTGGCGCTTTTATTTGCAAGCAGCGTCCATTCCTGAATGCCGATTTGATCAAGGCTGGCATTTTGCTGCATGATATTGCCAAGCCTGAGGAGATGGTTGCCCAGCTCGGCATCGTTTCCGAATACAGCCTGTCTGGCAAGCTGATGGGACATATTTCGCTTGCGTCTAACTGGATTACAGAAGCAGCTATTCGCTGCGATATTGATTTGGATTCAGAAAAGGTGCTCGGCTTGCAGCATTTGGTGCTTTCCCATCACAATCTGGGGGAATGGGGCAGTCCGGTTCAGCCTCAAACAGCGGAGGCGGTTGCCTTACATCATATTGATGCTATGGATGCCAAGCTGCAAATGGTCGAGGATGCTCTGGATACGACGCCAGACACGGAGCCATGGACCCCATTTATTCGCGGGCTAGAAAATAAACCTATCTACCGAATGAAGCTGTAAATTATGGAGGAGATTACAAAAACGCCGATCAAGCAGTGCGCGTACTGTAACGAAGATAAGCCGCTTGGCGATTTTTTGCGCCGTACAGGCCGGCGCTCGGGTCCTGACTCGCGGCGCGGCGCCTGCCGCTCCTGCAGGAAAGAACGGGCGAGCTCGCAGGCCGCGTTAGTAGCTGTTGTGGAGGCGCCAGTTGTACAAGCAGGCGCCGCAGACGAGTCTAGGCTGGAAGCGGCGTCTGCTGGCGTGCAGAAGAAGTCCCGCAGGAAACGCGGCGGGCGAAGAAGGCGGGCGAAGGCCGCAGCGGCTGTAGCTGCCGCTGCGGAGCAAGCGGCGAAGGAGACGGGCGGCAGGGAAGCGGCGAAAGCCGGCGCAGCGGCCCCGAGGGCAGGCGTCCAGCCGCTGCCGCTCGTAACGGATTCGGCGGCGGTGGCAGTGGCGCAGGAGTCCTGCGCGGCGAGCAGGCCGGGGGTCATGCGTAAGCCGGAGAAGAAGGCGCCGCGGGCGAAGACCGCTGCCCGCTCGCCGAAGCAGCGCCCATTGCCGAAGCCGTCTAATCATTCGCCGACTGATCCTTCCTATTTGCGTCCTTCCGGTCAAGGCACGGTATGGATGAGAGGCAAGACCGACAAGGGCAGGCAGTGGTATCAGGAAATCGAACTGGAGCTTGCCGTTATTCTCGTCAACGAGCATGCCGCCGTTGTCGTGAATCGCCGGACGATTCGCAGGTTATTCAGCAATAAGGATTTTCGTAAATATATTTTAACGCGGGATAATTATACTTGCTTCTTCTGCAAGCAGTATGGGGATACGATCGACCACATGCTTCCGCGTGCCAAGGGTGGTCATACGACGCCGGACAATTGCGTCTGCGCTTGCCATATGTGCAATCAGTCGAAGGCGGACAAAAGCCTTGAGGATTTTATGCGGGAAAGCTAGATATATGGGGAAATAGGAAAGCCGCCTCTAAGCCGATTAACAGAGCAGCAAGCTGCCTGCATTCGGATAAGGGGCGGCTTCTTTGTCGTTAAGCCGAACTTATATAGAGGCATTATAGTAATTTTGCATTTCGTAGTTAGAATATCCCTCCTGATAGCTTAAATATCCAATGAGAATTAAAAAAAGCAGCATCAGATTTAATAGGATGCTAACCGATCCGCAAATAAGTCCAGCAATAGCCATTCCTTTGCCTTGATCCTTTGTATAAGAAATTTGCTTTAAGGAAATGATGCCCAAAATAACAGCAGCAATGGCGACCAAACCTCCAAAAAAGGGGATGAATGCCACAATTCCGCACACTAATGCAGCGATAGATGCACCATTTGTTTTCTTTACTGGCGGCTGGTATGGTGGTTGAAAGGGAGCTTGATGGTAGTTGTTCAAGGATAGTTCCTCCTAAGCTGGAAATAGATGTAGTCAGGCTAAGTCTATTTTAGCTCATTTGAATCGCCTGATCTACCTCTCCAGCGGTGTAAGCTGCCCAAGCCTCATTTTTTTGCCGCAAATGCTTGTCAAACCAGGCCAGCAGCAGTCGCCGCTGCATGAGCTTGACGCGTGGACGACCGCGAAGCCCGTGATCCTCTTCATGAAAAGTGATGAGCGAGACTTCCTTCTTTAGAACCTTTAAGGCGGTAAACATTTGCTCTGATTCTACCAAGGGTACAACACCATCTATTTCCCCATGAAGCAGCAGCAAGGGCGTATTGATTTTATCAGCATGAAATAGGGGAGAGGCAGCAGTGAAGAAGTCCGGGTTACTCCAAGGGAATAGATCAGGCAAGGCGCTAAGCCCATATTGATAGCCGAAATGGCTTGCTCCCCAATAGCTGGCAATGTTGCTTATACCTGAAATCGAGCAGGCAGCTTTAAAGATGCTCGTCTCTGTCAGGCACTTCATTGTCAAAAAACCGCCGTAGCTGCCACCATATAGCGCCACTCTCGCATGGTCGAGGAAGGGATATGCTTCAAGAGTGAGCTTCACCGTCTCAATCGTCTCCGGTACAGCTATTTTGCCCCAATCTCCTCTATGGAGATCAGCCCGTTCTTTGCCATATCCGGCGCTTCCGGAAGCGTTCATGACGAGCACGGCATAGCCCTGGGCAGTGAGTAATTGATGCGTATCCTCGTAAGCCATGCAGAGCGGGGTGGAGCCGCCGTAAATATACACAATTAGTGGCATAGATCCGGGCTCCTCTGCTTGCTCCTGCGGCAAATACAGCCATGCTCCACTAGCAGAAATATGTTCAAGCTCAATAGGCGGGCTCCAGACTACTTGCTGCGGAACAAGTGGGATGCTCTGGGAAAATAACTTCAGCGATTGCGTCCTTGGATCGTATATAGCTGGTACGAAGGGGGCCCCTTGCTCGGAATGAATGCAAAAGCAGGTACCGTCAGAGGCAAAGCTATGGCTGCGCGATGAGCCTACGCCAAGCCTGCTCCATTCGAGCGAGCCTTCATCAAATAGACGCTGACGGGCAAAAACGGTCGTGTGACCGCTTGTAGCAATAAAATAAATTTCCTCTTCACTGCTCCAATAAATGTCCTGGGCTATCGGTGCCATGCCGATCGGTATGCTAGCACTTAGCGGCGCCTCGGAACCAAGCTGATGAAGCATAAGCGTATGCAGATCCAAAATATGAATGCGGCTGTCGTATGCGTTAACGGGGTTTAAGTAGGGCTCCTCAGATAATCGGCTAAGAGGCGGCTCTCCAAGCCGATAAGGAGAAGCCTCCAACACCTTCGTGCGAGAGCCGACAAAAGCGAGATATCTCCCCGATGGAGAAGGGACGATCGCTCCTACCATGCTGTTCGGAAGCATAAGCTCGGTCGGTTCATCGGTCTGTTCTTTGGTCTGTTCTTTGATCTGTTCTAAACGTGTGCCAACGTTCAGCCGCAGCAAAAAAAGCTGCGGCTGCAGCTCATTTGTACAGCGCTCCTCGATGATGTACAACTTGTCGCCATCAGGTGAAGGCCTAGGCTGGCGCAGCTCATAGCAAGGCCCGGCTAATTTCACGGCAGCTGAAGGGGCATTTGCTATGTCTGATTTTAGAAATATTTGTATAAGCACCCGCCGCTTGCGCCACCATGACCAGCGCTGCGGAATACTTTCAATATGCCAATAGTCGCTGTAGAGCGGCTTCTCTTGCTCGGCAGCTTCTCCGGCTTCTTCCTCCTCGTCACATACGAGGAATAGGCTGTTGTTATCGGTATGCCATACAAGCTCCGCAGCGTTAACCAATGGCTGCGGAGGAGCGTTCAGTAAGGAACCATCCTTCAGAGATACTAATGCAAGCTCATCGCAGCCCTCATCCCTCGAAGCACGCAAGAAGGCAAGCTTGCTTCCATTCGGAGACATTTGCAGACAGCGTGCCCCAGCAACCGGAAGCGACCACAAGCGCTCCAACTCTGCGCCGCCACAAAATAAAAGATGCAGCACCGTCTCAAAACGGTCCGCTTCTAAATTCCAATGGCTGCTAATAAGCGCAGCATGCTTGCCGTCTGGAGAAAGAATCGCCTCCTTTAGCTCGCCAATATGGGGCAAGTCATCAAGCTTTAATGTCCGAATGGTCATGCTCCACTTCCCTCGGAAACATAGACCGTATTGGCTTCTGTATGCTCAAAGCACAGGTTGACCGTCCGAACCTTCGAGCGTGTGCGATGAATGACACCTGCTGGAATCGTAACGAAATCGTTTGGCTTGAGGATCAGTGCCTCCTGGTGCTCAAGCTCAATAATAAGCTCACCTTCCAGCACGATAAACATTTCATCAGAATCAGGGTGGGAATGCCAAGGGAAGTCGCCAGTAAATACGGCAAGGCGCAAGCAGCTTTCGTTAATATGGCCGATTATAAAATTTTGATGTTGCTCGGTAATGCTTTGATGCAGCTTTGTGAAATTATGCTGCTGAAGCTTTGCTGTCAATTTCTACTCACTCCTTTAAATAGAGTCACCAATGTGGTCACTGGAGGCTGTGTAAGATCAAACTTGATTTTTATATAAATGTTGTAAAAAAATAGAAGTTGTCTTATACTAGTCTCAGATGGACAAA
This window encodes:
- a CDS encoding DUF4190 domain-containing protein, with the protein product MNNYHQAPFQPPYQPPVKKTNGASIAALVCGIVAFIPFFGGLVAIAAVILGIISLKQISYTKDQGKGMAIAGLICGSVSILLNLMLLFLILIGYLSYQEGYSNYEMQNYYNASI
- a CDS encoding 2-oxoglutarate dehydrogenase E1 component, with amino-acid sequence MSIGNETNQNPWEGYYGPNYGYIQEQYELFKQNPETVTSEYRDLFARFGEPPAYTAGQTAAAPQTVGAASIDAKTLQNLVAAGKLVWNIRAFGHLAADIDPLDIGPKSNTKMLSPETYGITKTDLLALPAELVWTNAPSDVANAWEAIQKLLKAYTGTLAFEFSHVHDEAERAWLKKRVERQLPSASLNKEERKKLLVKLFEAEQFEDFLQRTFVGQKRFSVEGNDVLVALVDELVHELSNDGVSQIAMGMAHRGRLNILAHVLGKPYTKIFSEFYNSPNKKLIPSEGSIGINYGWTGDVKYHLGANRSFKTGETVETRITLANNPSHLEFVNPVVGGFARAAQDDRSKPGYPVTNLDSAASIIMHGDAAFPGEGIVAETLNIAQLKGYTSGGTLHVIVNNRIGFTTESHDSRSTQYASDVAKGYEIPIVHVNADDPEACIFAARMASEYRTLFKKDFLIDLIGYRKYGHNETDDPETTQPLIYKKVRAHATVSTIYSDRLIAAGVITEAEVAELKQGVVDRLKSAYDEVKARDGQEPVHQTQGLQGEKDNATSVSPVSIETLQSINAELLRFPDSFTVYPKLQKILERRTNALNEGEKLDWGHAETLAFATILADGKPIRLSGQDVERATFAHRNLVLHDAVTGDTFCPLHELPHAKASFAIHNSPLSEAAVLGFEYGYNVHAPETMVIWEAQYGDFTNVAQVLIDQFISAGRSKWSQKSSIVMLLPHGYEGQGPEHSSARLERFLQLSGEENWTVANLTSAAQYYHILRRQASITESEAARPLIIMAPKSLIRNPRVASSASELSNGSFKLVVEQPNLGSKPERVERLILCTGKIAIDLEDAIEKEQEKDLDWLHIIRVEQLYPFPEKEIAEIIARFPQLKEIVWVQEEPKNMGSWHYADPRIRALAPAGTSVSYIGRPERSSTASGFQQVHAFEQQHIILQTLKHSPSLTYNSGR
- a CDS encoding HD domain-containing protein translates to MSLIQKAIDYAAVLHGNQLRKGSNIPYISHPFGVGMILMEAGCQAEWVAAGILHDTLEDTEATEEALLERFGPEVTRIVVGCTEPDKSLSWEERKQYKLDYLKKAPLDIKTVACADKLHNMGSTLAAYEREGEKVWERFNRGRGQQEWYYKAVADSLGHEGSFPLLEVLNQKIEAMFGQRESGDRSL
- the odhB gene encoding 2-oxoglutarate dehydrogenase complex dihydrolipoyllysine-residue succinyltransferase, which gives rise to MQQIIVPAMGESITEGTISKWIVKVGDSVKQGDVLLELETDKVNIEISAEQDGTIQEITRNEGDTVQIGEAIGSIAAGGAAPSAPAAEPAKAAPAVEAAAPAPIAPPVADADSKGGQVAASPAARKLAREKGIDLTQVQSRDPLSRVSSDDVRSHGTQPAASQAPAAPAAKAPAAPKFQSAKPYERKKMSRRRATIANRLVEAQRTAAMLTTFNEVDMTAIMDIRKRRKQSFLDKHEVGLGFMSFFTKAVVGALKEFPLLNAEIEGEDIIVKQFYDIGIAVSAKEGLVVPVVRDADRLSFAEIERSIVDLAGKARTNSLGLSDLQGGTFTITNGGTFGSLLSTPIINAPQVGILGMHKIQLRPVAIDAERSENRPMMYIALSYDHRIVDGAEAVRFLVKVKEMLEDPETLLLEG
- a CDS encoding HD domain-containing protein encodes the protein MTLINQLVSGDDFTGFYLLRELEVKQTNGATPKDYFDIVLCDASGQLSAKYWDVSSADKETFFPMGLVKIQGNAHTYREKLQIKISRMRKATEEDGVALTDFIRSAPVRPVDLVHTIKQVTASIVDQEIRTIVTYCVDKVEDRLMHYPAAKTHHHAYFAGLAYHIVRMLEIGAFICKQRPFLNADLIKAGILLHDIAKPEEMVAQLGIVSEYSLSGKLMGHISLASNWITEAAIRCDIDLDSEKVLGLQHLVLSHHNLGEWGSPVQPQTAEAVALHHIDAMDAKLQMVEDALDTTPDTEPWTPFIRGLENKPIYRMKL
- a CDS encoding C40 family peptidase gives rise to the protein MKKLRFGKLAASLALTASLTLSAVPFTQAPAAYAASASTQAKIVSVAKGYMGTPYQFSAPTSSTRVFDCSSFTKKVFASVGVSLPRSSQDQSKVGSFVSRSNLKVGDLVFFYSPIHHVGIYIGNNQIIHTYGAPGVTVTSLSSSWWSNNYATARRVL
- a CDS encoding HNH endonuclease; the encoded protein is MEEITKTPIKQCAYCNEDKPLGDFLRRTGRRSGPDSRRGACRSCRKERASSQAALVAVVEAPVVQAGAADESRLEAASAGVQKKSRRKRGGRRRRAKAAAAVAAAAEQAAKETGGREAAKAGAAAPRAGVQPLPLVTDSAAVAVAQESCAASRPGVMRKPEKKAPRAKTAARSPKQRPLPKPSNHSPTDPSYLRPSGQGTVWMRGKTDKGRQWYQEIELELAVILVNEHAAVVVNRRTIRRLFSNKDFRKYILTRDNYTCFFCKQYGDTIDHMLPRAKGGHTTPDNCVCACHMCNQSKADKSLEDFMRES
- a CDS encoding S-layer homology domain-containing protein translates to MKKRIATASISAAVALSVALTGQALAASSFKDIASSPQKAQIESLQGLGIVNGVSQSLFQPEENLTNAQGISLIVKTTQISLAAISFNKAPEAEGIFEHVKNNAWYADSFIIAHYNELDIPANIDPNAPMTREQFTHYLVQALEKTGQYPLIKMYVVISDESDIATEYQGTIQRALLYKLTSLDEKGEFHPQQILNRAESTVMLFNAHQFIKAHNEQLEGETGDQSLEEQGVKPAQ